AAAATTCAATCTTAAAAGCTTATACAGGAATTGTAAATATTGAAACAGAAATAGGTGAAACAATTTCTTTATACGGAATCGAGTCATTAACAAAAATCACTTCAGTTGGATTGAAATATAAATTGAAAAATATTCCACTTCCATTTGGCGAAAAGGAGAGTACAAGTAATATGGCAGTTGCACAAAATATTAAACTTAAAATTAGTAATGGAAAAATTTTAGTTGTTCGAGACTTAAAAACTTTAATAAAATATGATCTCGTTTAGTTCATTAGATATTTTTATCATTATTGCTTTTCTGATTGGAATAATTTTAATAGGATTTTTATCGAATAAAAAAAAATCAAATTCAAATGAAGAAGATTATTTACTTTCTGGAAGAAAAGTTGGATTGGTATTATTTGTATTAACGAATGTTGCAACTTGGTATGGTGGTATTCTTGGAGTTGGAGAATTTTCATATAAATACGGGTTAGTAAGTTGGTTTACGCAAGGTGTTCCTTACTATATTTTCGCATTAATTTTTGCTTTAACTTTTGCAGAAAAAATTAGAGAAGCAAAATTATTTACTATTCCGGATAAGCTTGAAAACATTTATGGCAAAAAAGTTAGTCTAATTTCCGCATTATTAATTTTTATACTTGTTTCTCCGGCACCATATCTTTTAATGCTTGCTCAAATTTTAAAAATAATATTCGATATAGATATTTTCTTCGCACTTATTATTAGTGCGGTTTCATCAAGTATTTATTTGATTAAAGGCGGATATAAAGCAAACATTTGGGCAGATGCATTTTCATTTTTTATAATGTTTTTGGGATTTATAGTAATTGTTGTAATCGCAAATAATAGCTTTGGTGGTATAAGTTTTTTAATAAATAATTTACCAGAAAAACATTTGCAAATTACCGGTGGAACTTCACTAACGTTTATTTTTGTTTGGTTTTTAATTGCACTTTGGACATTTGCAGATCCCGGTTTTCATCAAAGATGTTATTCAGCAAAAAGCGGAAATGTTGCAAAAAAAGGAATAATAATTTCAATTATATTTTGGATGCTTTTTGATTTTTTAACAAACACAACCGGATTATACGCTAAAGCAATTTTGCCAAATTTAGAAAGTCCGATTTTATCTTTTCCGTATCTTGCACAAGAAATTTTATCATCTGGATATAAAGGAATTTTTTTTGCCGCAATGATTGCAACAGTTTTATCAACATTAAATAGTTTTATTTTTTTGAGTGCAACAACATTTAGCGTTGATTTTGTTACAAGAATTTTAAAAAACTATAATAGTAGCAAATCAAGTAATAAAAAATTTATAAATAGATTTTTTTTGAAATATAATTTTAGTGAAAATAATAATTCGGGAAATATTGTTTTATTTACTAAATGGGGAATTTTCTTTTCGTTATTTATTTCAGTTGTCTTTGCATATTTTTTTCAATCAGTTGTACAACTTTGGTATTTAATTGGAAGTATTTGTATTCCCGGAATGATTTTAATAGTAATTTCTGCATATTATTCAAATATCAGAATAAATAATTCATATGCATTTACCGAAATCGTTTTTGGATTATCTGCAAGTTTAATTTGGATTTTTTTAAGATCAAAAAATTATTCAATATTTTTAAACGATATTGAACCAATGATTATTGGATTATTTTTTGCGCTAATAATTCACATAACTGGAATTATTCAAAAAAAAAGCCAGACTAATTAGCCTGGCTTTCAAATCTTAAAAATGCAAACTTATTTCAGTAATAGCATTTTCTTTGTAACAACATTATTATTGCTCGATAATCTGTAAATATAAGTTCCGCTTGCTAAGTTTGAAGCATCAAAATTATATGTGAATTTACCGGCTTTCAATGATTTATTATTTAGGATTGTTGCAACTTCTCTTCCTAAAATATCAT
The nucleotide sequence above comes from Ignavibacteriota bacterium. Encoded proteins:
- a CDS encoding sodium:solute symporter family protein, with protein sequence MISFSSLDIFIIIAFLIGIILIGFLSNKKKSNSNEEDYLLSGRKVGLVLFVLTNVATWYGGILGVGEFSYKYGLVSWFTQGVPYYIFALIFALTFAEKIREAKLFTIPDKLENIYGKKVSLISALLIFILVSPAPYLLMLAQILKIIFDIDIFFALIISAVSSSIYLIKGGYKANIWADAFSFFIMFLGFIVIVVIANNSFGGISFLINNLPEKHLQITGGTSLTFIFVWFLIALWTFADPGFHQRCYSAKSGNVAKKGIIISIIFWMLFDFLTNTTGLYAKAILPNLESPILSFPYLAQEILSSGYKGIFFAAMIATVLSTLNSFIFLSATTFSVDFVTRILKNYNSSKSSNKKFINRFFLKYNFSENNNSGNIVLFTKWGIFFSLFISVVFAYFFQSVVQLWYLIGSICIPGMILIVISAYYSNIRINNSYAFTEIVFGLSASLIWIFLRSKNYSIFLNDIEPMIIGLFFALIIHITGIIQKKSQTN